The Lycorma delicatula isolate Av1 chromosome 8, ASM4794821v1, whole genome shotgun sequence DNA segment ACTACTAtgttttcatatgatattctgaTTGTGCACCCAAATATtcctatagaaaaaataataatttaattaggaaTAGATAATGCACAGAAATAGTGCCAGAGTGCTCcttgaataaaattatgatttaattcttaaataacactaataaaaataaaaatgaactttattcattagatataatataattagagttcagaaaatggtaaatattataaacaaaaaatctattttactgtaagaaattaaaataaataattaatttacagagATATATGATAGAAGTTGCCTAcagagttgataaaaaaaaaacaaaaaaacattgaattaaaacCTAAATTCTGTAACTGGacagtttttttcttcatttaacttTCCTGTACAATTAACCAAATTATACCAATTTTCCCATTCAAACAACACTTAAATTAAAGAGACTCTGATCCATAAAATGATAAACATCTGTTTCTCACATGTCAGACACTGAATGTAGTTTTCCATCCTTGTCTTGTTGTGCTGTCTTAACTAATTGTGTTCTAAatggaatttaatattaataatttgatcatATTCACCTTTTACATGAGACTTCTCCCCATGACTCAGATTAATGTATAATAGTTTTTTCATCATGCCCTCTGCCCAGTTATACTCCTCTCTTCACATTCCTcaattttatctgaatattctCTGATTACAATGGTAGAATAATTAAAGtatcatattttatatctaattgatacatttttatttataaaagatagttTACAGTTATGTATATTCAAATGAGACTTTTATTTGAGAGATACATTTTTATGACATGAAAACTGCTAAACTGACTGGGTTGGAATCTAGAACTTTCCAGATGAAAGGTTGTGATGCTACCATTTCATAATGGAGATTGGCATCTGTTAATCAcatgtaatttacataaatattaatattaaatttattacgatttaatttatggaatgataattttttttaaattaatctgaaaaatgtttatacattttgtGTCTTAAGAGTTGATACCTAATTTTAGTGTCATTTAAAATCAGAACATATCATTTgatcgttattaaattttaatgataataactaTATAccccttataaaattaaaaatttctctgtTTATGTTGAAATGTtacttgtttttcaaaataacccTTTTTTTACCAGAGGTCTATGAAATAATTCAAATGATTACCTTTTTCAGTCATAAaggaaatttttacaataagtgcaccttttttcttctgtttagcctcctgaaccaccataaggaggtattacttcagagaatgaatgtggatgatatgtatgaatgtaaatgaagatctTGTACTGTCTCGTatcaaccattcttgagatgtgtggttaattgaaactcaaccaccaaagaacaccagtatccgtgatctagtattcaaattcatataaaagtagttaattttatatatatatatatatatatatatatatatattttttttttttttttttggtaaaggcTATACCTAAGtatagcctttactaggattttaaccgtagaactctcgactttgaaatcagctgatttgcaatgatgagttcaacactagaccaacctggtgggtttacaATAACTACTGCAGTTATTGTATCATTACAATGATACAAAGAATGCCTAGACATTAGGCAAAGAATTGCCTAAACAAAGAAGCACTCCACTGTGGAGTGCttctttgttttatatagttaccaaaaattaatccaaattgaatatttttttcatctgtaaatttcaaagtttttaccaaattttgtttCAGTTTGATTTATCACATTCAGCTTCTAATGGTCCTCAGTTTAGTAGTCTCAATAATACAGTTTAGTTAATACAGATTAcagtttaataatcataatacatttttgaactgaGTGTACTGTTAGCCCCACTTGTTTAGATACAAATCATGTATACCAAAATAGAAGACAGTTTATGTTGATTTCactgtttttcttaactttcaatatcttttaaaatatatatattttgtttaatttattcatagaaCATTTGTGAGCCACAGAACAAGATTTAGTGCTGTTCACCTTCTGTTATTCTTGCTGTAAATCAAAAGTAGCATCTCTTCTGAGGTATGTTTGCTTTCCTTGCACATTCAGTGGAGTGTTAATGAGAAAATAGATTAGTTTCAGATGGACAGAGTAGGTCCAGGTATGGTCAGTTCAACCACAGTGGCTTCATCCAGTGGCTTACTTTTCAAGACTACATTTAGCTTTTTGCCAAGTGTGACTATCTACTGAAGCCAAACCTGGTTGGGATCCAATCTACATGCAGTATGAGAACTCAGTTTTGCTTAAGGGCTGTATGAGAAGCAGCATATCAAACTGAAACATGTGACAACTGAGGCAATCAGATTTTTGTAGATGCAATCTTCCTGCTTGGCAGCCCAGGATTGGGCCATCACTAACTCTGTTATTCCAAATCTCAGTTGGTTTACACATAAGATGTCTTTTCATTGTTTCCAAGCTACTAAGGTTAACAGCTGCTTGGGTATTAAATCTTCTCTTCATTTTTGGAATACAGTTCAACAGCTATTTATAAACCTAAGTAGCTGTTCCTCTAATGTGACTCCTGCATTTTGCCTTATTTGtgttgttaattttgtattacaattttaataacattatttttacttatttttattgtataaattaatatcaattgtctTGTTTTAATAGGTTACATAGTCTAAATTCATCATCAGTTTTACCTGGATTGTCAGGTGATTTAGAGTTTGATGCTATGGAAGCTCCCATTCAACATGTTAGTATACCTATTGTTGGTTATGAAGTGATGGAAGAGCGTGCAAGATTTacagtaagtatttttatttcttgaattatgattaacaattttaataaatattaaagaaataactagCTACTGAGTATTGTTGgctattatttgttgtttttttgacattatcagtatgacataattaaatatgattgaaaaaaaatagttatgttaTTGCAGTCTTATGTAAAGTTATTGTtgattaaattacagtaattatgaaCTAAAACAGTGTTAGAAAGAATTgaaaatcaaaagtgaaaaaagtaataaattaaaaaaaaaaaaagaacaaagctGAGTGAACAAcagaacattaaattaaatttcattcaccTGCAGTTGATGCAATAAACAGATAGCTTTTCTGTAGGAAATTAAATCATGTTGTAAGATGCTTAATACTATCAGGAAGTGggattacttttttgttaactcCCACTTACATcatagaattctttttttataccttCATGTTGCTTAGACTTTATAACTTATAAACTATCAAgaatataatcaaatgaaataacaatctttttttttttaattaagtgccAAAAATGATTTTGGGGCTGGGCTAAGGATAGTGTGTATTGGGATGTGcccactaatattttatttttatttatacttatttttgtagAGCATTACAGAAGTACTTATCTCCCTGCCAAAACAGAAAATTAGTTGTACTCTTTCATGAGTAAGTTTTAGTTTTTcccattcatttatgaatattctCAGTGCATGGTATTTTTTTTGCCAACACTGCctacaaatatatttcttcaattaaaattagGATTGTTAAAGCAATatactttcataatattttcaaatatgaaaGAATTTGTTTTTCAAGTCACTTTTTAGGTGAATTAAGACATGGTGGTCACTGGATGTGAGGTTTGGACTGGAAAAAACAGAGATCAAAAAGATCCCATGTGTATTGATAAATCGTCTTAACAGACATGAATAAGAGCAATTTCTAGTGACAGCATGCCATACTACTGATTCTGAACTGttctattttgaatagttttgaaaatgtttcactgCGTACCTCTGCTGTTATTGTTGTTCCCAGCTTTATTAAATCCACTACTAGGATGGTTTTTTATCCAAGAACAGTCACCATGCTCTTACAAGGTAACTGGGCTTGCTTGAATTTTTTTGGCTTCAGTGAACTTGATTAATGGTACTGCATATTTTGATTCtatattgatttatgaaattCTTGTTTTTCACCAGTTAtggggaaaaaaaaatttgacctcTTTCTTGCAGCAGTCGAAAGATGCAGAAGTGATGCTATTCTTAGATTTTTCTGAGCGCAGTCAACAATTTCAGAATCCATCTTGCACACAGTTTATGATAGTCTCGTTTTTCagaaacagttttgtttattgtattgtgTGAAACTGGAAATTTCATTGCAAGAAACTAATTGTAAAGCATCAGCTTCTTAAAACGTTTACAATCACTTGTTCGTTAGTAAAGTCATCTTTCTGAACATCAGGTCTTCCACTATTTTTTACATCATGAGTTGAACCTTCATTGAACTCATGACACCACTGCCTTTATTCATTACTTTAGAATTGTAAACTTGAGACAATTTACGATGAGTTTCAAAAGCATTACAGCAACAGAGTGCTGACAATATGGCTGATATATAGAAAATGAAGTGGTTGACACTACTGCGAATAGATGGTATGATTCATTTTAAGTAGctactttttattagtaaaaagcctcttttttttctgtttagcctccgggaattacctttcaggtattacttcagagtatgaatgaggatgatatatgagtgtaaatgaagtatagtcttgtacagtctcagtttgaccactcctgagatgtgtggttaattgaaacccaaccaccaaagtacaccggtatccatgatgtagtattcaaatccagatAAAAGTAActggtacagtctcagtttgaccattcctgagatgtgtggttaattgaaacccaaccaccaaagtacaccggtatccatgatgtagtattcaaatccagataaaagtaactgccctttactaggacttgaacgctgaaactctcaacttccaaatcagctgatttgggaagatgcgttcaccactagaccaacccagtgggtttagtAAATGGCCtgatattatttatcttaactcTGTCTTAAAACATATGCCCCTCCATTTATTCCTTTCCATTACCATTcccattttttcacaattttctatTCTTCCCTCTTGTTCAGAACTTTTACACTCTGCTGAACTACCTCTTGGCCTTTCCCAATGCTTGTGTCTTATATATTATCCCTTCATCCATTCTTTTTCATATCCACAAATCTCAtttttgatctttttattttcttgagttttttCTTCCTTATGTCTTTGTCCCTTTGGTTTCTTATTCTGTGAATCCTTATAATTCTCATGCAATTCTTTAGAAATTCAGAAGCCTTTATTTCAGTTATGTTCCTTTTATCTACAATCCATGACTTACATGCGTAAGTTTTAGGAATAGCAGATTTAAATCGTAGTCTTATTTTTTGGGAAGTACATTTTGGCTCTAAATTGCAGTCCCtatattttccaaaaaagtaaGTATACTTGTGTGGTCTTCTCACtaatatgttttctattttcaCCTCTTTCCTTTGTGTTTTTGAATCAGTAACCACCTTTGTTTAATATCTTGGTTAGGTGTACTAATTCTTTATCTTAATTTCGCTGGTTCATAATTCAACTAAATAATAGTCATTATTCAgccatgataaatataatttaatatactctttaaattttaactataaaatattacattgagGTGTAGATGAAGACTggataatacaataaattagataCATTATTACTGCCAGCCTCTATGGAGCAAGTAGCatcccggtctggcatggcattttcacttgctacaaatcattcatctcatcctctgaagcaatacttaacggtggtcctggaggataaaaaaaaaacattgttactgTAAAATATCACATAGCCAGctgaatataaagaaatttacaaatgaataagaagaaagtgacagtttatatgtttatttgcctttacaaatgaataagaagaaaaacagACATTACTCTTAACATTTTGTTAACTTCCAGGAAACTGCCCACATTATTTAGCTATTTTCCAATTGTTATTACTTTTGTGGACCTATACTTGTTTTTAGTTGTGATTACTTATGCATACTTCTCTCTATTAAATCTTATTCCTTATTGCTAAACAATTTCAAATCACACATCAAACTGTTGAGCTTTCTGTTGTGTTTCACACAACGTCAGATCATTTCCTAATGTTTTTGCTTTCATCATTTTCTCTCAAACGTTTTcctgtatttttaatagtgaaCTTAAATTTTTTCACTAGTAGtggatagaattaattaatttattttttatttcaggtatacaaattaaaaatagaaaataaattaaatggtgaCTGCTGGTTTGTTTTTAGACGTTATACTGATTTCGCTAGACTTCATTCAAAGgtaatgaaaaagtttaaaatattttgtcataattttttgctattacttattattttcatttatttacttctgtttatttcattttcagttttctgaatgatgtataatttttacCCAAAATAGAGTGGTAATTTATGcttcaataattttagtaattatttgagCCTGTTACattgttaattatgttttgttataatgttttattgtaatgtataatAGATTAGTGAAGcaagaaaatctgaattttgTATAACAGATGGAATAACTTtaagcagattaaaaaaatagttatggaAGATATCAAAATTGCTGAGTACATGGTTTAGaacttcttaataataataattgagtaactagaaattaaattcattgaTTACTTTATGAGTGGGTAGTAAGAATCATAAAAAGACATGTATAAAGCatataaggaaaatgttttaatggtgtTAAGATTATGGTAATATTTAAGGTTATTAAGTTTTAAAGGTAGTtgttataatcaaaatatatagaaaaatatgaattgtATATTCATAACATTCAGActcatgaatttatttaaatatatttattactttgagataaataaaaactgaaggcTTTTGCTGAATGAATAAGTGTCAATTACTGTAACAGTACTTAGTATAAACTAAGTTTATTGTCATGTAATGAGTACAAATGTACTCTTTTTCACTATAACTGGAAAATATCTTCACTATTTATATCACGGCTTGAAGGCATTTTGGAATTTTCTACATATCAAGTGCATCTTTATTGATTGGGTCTTATAAACAGCTTTTTTCCTTGACTGTGTACTTGCAACTTGTTACGTCTCTGGATTATCTACCAGAATCATTTGTTGTTGAAAGAACCTCTTCAGTGAAATGAATCGGTGTAGAAGTCAACTGAGTAACATACACACAAATCATATGTCACATTGTAAGTCATTGAAAAGTATTTGACTTGACGTACATATTTTATGgcattaaatgtatatatttcttaaagataattaattccACAGtgttttttgattgattattCTTAAATCAGATAAGAATGTAATGTTCTGCCCTTATGTAGTACTTATTGAAAAATTGCTGTTATGTTGTAATCATAACAACTCTGTAGatgtataaattgttattatcttaatttaaattatagaaaaatgactatcaatgaaaaaataattaaaattggtattatttaaagttttcttttcaatgtaaaattaaatattaaaagcaacTGTTAGTCtatctgtatttatttacaggtaTTGATTTTAAGTGTACCACCATTAGCTTATCTGAAACTATAGgaactataaaaaaagttttaatgggGAACACTGCAGTTCTTTTTCTCTAAGCAACGGAAGTATGTATTGGCAACTTTCACTGCAAATCCATTTTTCTAACATGGCagcttactttattttttaaaaacaaggtCATTGAATAATTAGAAAGGtaaataactagaaaaattattatttatccaatgacaatgaaactaaacTACTTTAGTGTCAATGTAATCCCCAGTTACATTCAGACACTTGCCCTGtctttctgtggactttattatTCCAACACTCAAAAAAAGAagacctaacaaaaaaaaaacaaccgatgGTTTGAAATTGGGACGGTAATTTGGTTGTGGCAATACCTCTCTAACCAATTTTTGAATAGCTTCCTGTGTTTTTTGAGCAGTATGGGGACATCCAGAAAATTACGCCTTGTAAGAGTGAATCAGGATGTTTTTTCGTTTTTGCAGGTCAACGTTTCTGTTATTTTGAATTACCTTTCTCATAACCTATTATGAAAACATGTTTTTCGATATTCAGTTTATTGTGGATAATGAAATGATCAGTGCCAATACTCGCAatacaaatttcagcaattttaaatttttatgcatcTGTCCTTgtgaaaaagattattaatgcaattttgcaaagCATCTGCCAAAAGTTCCTTATTTAAACTGTTTgattcacttataaaaatttagatggCTATATATGTTTTATCGTACTGTTTTAACATATGGAAGTGAATTTCGGTCAGttttatacattaagaaaataaaaatcttatcactgcACATTGTTCTTCTACATAAAATGTTTCAAGCAGagctaacattttgaaataaacagaaaaggtTGAATAATGCAAATTCCCtttgaacagctgatatttttcTATGTAGGTGTGCCAACTTGAATATCAGACAGTTCctgttttattgtattaagtagTTCAGTAGAAGACCCGCAGAAAATTGGGagtgttcaggcggtctaggaagacaatggctgattaaaaaaaaaagagcaaaaattatattttcctaatatcttaaactaaaattaaatacctactccactaatataacaaattaaaaactataattgtaattgctgtttttaagagcgcatcttaaaaacagcaattgcaattattatttttaacagatggtaatttaaaaaatttttgggtacgctacaaaatttttgattctcaatgtgggtggtggGAGAAAAGatttgagaatcaatggtttaaatagaccaaaaaacgttttaaaaatcaaaaatcaatattttaaaaagtttttttgcaccCCCACCCTCCACCAAAACaaccttccaagaattttttttgaattttctgcatttacttgaatttttaattttcttcatttatgattaatgaaaaaactaaaaaaaattctacaaaaaatgtaatgtaataaaatattacctaagatttcttttttttgggggggcggggtggtaatttatgataaaattttatttcaacattttgcaattttatttcccACAAATTGCCCTGTATACATGAGTatgttgaaaatttcatcaaaatcagtgcaTCCAGTTAAAAGTTAGCTTCAAACACATCAATGATGTATGTACATATGAACTTTACccgcacttttttttttgttttttggggtccctgggttatgaaatgtcaagaaatgtaaaaaagctACAccacattttttgactgattaccatactttccttgttgcaacatagctctagagcctatgatgccaggaaagtaaaatgccaatattatacttttaaaattgaatgagTTCTCTATTTAAAATGTCTTAGTTTGAGGAATCTTAATGAATGACTCATTTAAATTGGACACTATGTACatgtattttgctttttatatttgaaaattacctataaatttaaaaataaattgaattttagaatattctactttataaatacattgtggttgtttacatttatatatatatataaaagagctgttttttttcaacctccgatCATGCATCTATGTAAACGAGAGATAGGCAGGAACCAGGTCTGTGCATTGTGCAATTGCGCCTCCACTCCAAAATCTCTGCCATTGCCAGCTCCATTGCGTCAGTCTGAGCCAAGCTACAAGCAATTGAACATGGCTGCTGTGATCGATGCTCCTGCCAAGTGAGTTGTGAAGTGTGATAcgttttctgcaagcagaaggatgtagcgctgctgaaattcatcgcaGAATGAGTCTAGTGTGAATGGTGAAAACTTTATGAATGATGGTAATGTGTGGGAATGgggtaggaaatttaaagaagggtgAGTAGACATCCATGATGAAGGTGGGCAAGGCCACAAGTCTGTCACTACTATATGCCTGGTTGAGCATGTTGATGATTTTGTCTGTGACAAATGGAGGTTTACGATAAGTCAACGTTCTGCAGAAATCCCAGAAATGTCAAGGTGTTCTGTGTACAAAGTTGTGACTTAAGACCTAGGATACCGGAAACTGTGTGTAAATTGGGTTCCAAAAATATTGAATGATGATCACAAAATGCAGTGAatcagccttaatgtttctcacaCGTTATGATAATGAGGGGGGAAGAGTCTGTTGTTACTGGCGATGAGACATGGATCCAGTACAACAATCCAGAgaccaaagaacagtctaagcagtggttgcacacttctccaaacaagccaaaaaaattcaaacagacactgagcaacaggaaaacagTGGCTACAATTTTTTGAGATCTTAAAGGTGTCTTGTGTTGGtagactttatttttattaagactgttttcttagtatttttattgtaatcttgtgtaatcattttttttaagatttgattcttaaatatgttgtatttaagaatttgcttgaaaattatttagatgtaataGTAATATATCAGCAATTTTATTATAGTGATTTTGACTATTGTATGATtgctattttaattgtaaattttaaataaattttttttatatgttttagttAAAGACAGATTTTCCAAAGTATAATCTTAATTTACCTCGTAAAAGATGGTTTGGTGATAATTTTGATGAAAGATTTATTGAAGAACGTGCATctggattacaaaaatttattgatgaCATTGTTTGTGATCAACAGTTAATTATGTATCCACCTGTTAGGGATTTTTTCTGCCTTGATGAACCACCACTCAATGAAAATGGTGATGAATCAAAAGTAagttttagttcatttaaaaCTACTATATATCGTATTAAAAGAAAGCCGAATAGGTGAACTGAACTTGGTTTATACGAATCTTACACTAATACAATACCCTATgttgaaaactttctttttttttacttattgtcgTACTAAAACATTACTTCtaatgtgattttttattgtataatttttatttttagacaatatatattaattgtattacttATGATTTACTCCTTTTTGTATTAgaactttattattatactattttaaaattgttctctTTCACATATTGATATTGTATATTGCTATTGCTAAGAAAAGGTAGCCATTTGCagtttattaaacttcaaataaataaaaaaatgtcattatttgcgtataaatcattttacatgacaaataaagactttttttaattgctgtaatTTTTGTAGTCATTGGTGCATAATACTGATTATCTCATAATAGTAGACATAATTAATAGTGTTAAAGTGAATGCTCTTCTTCATATCAAACTATCTTATTTTAGCACAATGTACATGTAAATAGTGGTCCATCCTTGTTAGAAAAATGCTTTTCCGCatggttataattattttaaaatatctgaatggagaatttaaattgttttttgtttggatgtttaaaaatattaaacttatgataagaatgataattttcatttaattaaaatcagtattaaatttcagaaaaaaatttatttattagaaaatgtatttggcttattttatttaactttcatgtgttattttatattccatAGAAAATTACCATTTTACTATCTTTGTGTTTGACCTAAGTGTGTTGACATGCTTAATATATGTCAGTcattaaagaagtaaataaatattataaaggttCCTATGAAACTTCTccaaaacaaaaatctataaaaatattaactatttatcagttatttgttaatacagttataatattcagtgtaattaatttttcattataagttCAATGTTCATGtaacatttgtttataaagttattttagtattttaaattaacatgtactagatttctttttaagttttgtctATTAGGTACATTGTTtgctttaaatctttaaatatcaaaTAGCAATTGaccttattattaaatgttactaaATTTATGATTGATTACAGTAGATAAATTAAATAGTCTATTTATTGTTAATGGCAGTATTAGAAAGGGtttcttttactgaaattattaacaGCCACTtagctatttattattatgaatttcttatgtcatttattctttatgtaatagtagactaataaaatatgtcatacaattaaaaatagtcaATTTTGAGCATATTAAAAGCATGATGTACATTGCATTTAATGCGTGAGTATATGTGTGCGCATGCAGTGCATACACAgatgcgcatgcacacacacacacacacacacacacacacacacacacacacacatatatatatatatatatatatacttataaaaaatacaaaaccttaaaagtgtaataaaattttcaattatattaaaatttgaagaaactatttttctttaatactttttctacaaataagtttttataaaatttttagataacattGGAATTACtaactaacttttattaataaattttttttttttttaagaatgtgtaAGATTCCTCTGTTAAAAAACTgtctt contains these protein-coding regions:
- the Snx16 gene encoding sorting nexin 16 yields the protein MAKPNPRSLDMDNLISHLRKRITEITDDYVQNPECASYAQTLSETLSDVVRLHSLNSSSVLPGLSGDLEFDAMEAPIQHVSIPIVGYEVMEERARFTVYKLKIENKLNGDCWFVFRRYTDFARLHSKLKTDFPKYNLNLPRKRWFGDNFDERFIEERASGLQKFIDDIVCDQQLIMYPPVRDFFCLDEPPLNENGDESKQAVFEALDEIIFNFNKVILEKDQKIETQKHTIHNLQRKSLEWALNVCDKTKTCKNCSQEVFQSLSELQQIISSKEFLPFQSDKSVTSPTSSFSSN